Proteins encoded by one window of Sus scrofa isolate TJ Tabasco breed Duroc chromosome 12, Sscrofa11.1, whole genome shotgun sequence:
- the RND2 gene encoding rho-related GTP-binding protein RhoN isoform X2: MEGQSGRCKIVVVGDAECGKTALLQVFAKDAYPGSYVPTVFENYTASFEIDKRRIELNMWDTSGSSYYDNVRPLAYPDSDAVLICFDISRPETLDNVLKKGTVLAKQVGAVSYVECSSRSSERSVRDVFHVATVASLGRGHRQLRRTDSRRGLQRSTQLAGRPERGNGTGSEGEIHKDRAKSCNLM, translated from the exons ATGGAGGGGCAGAGCGGCCGCTGCAAGATTGTGGTGGTGGGGGACGCGGAGTGCGGCAAGACGGCGCTGCTGCAGGTGTTCGCCAAGGACGCCTACCCCGGG AGTTATGTCCCCACCGTGTTTGAGAACTACACCGCCAGCTTTGAGATCGACAAGCGCCGCATTGAGCTCAACATGTGGGACACTTCAG GTTCTTCTTACTATGATAATGTCCGGCCTCTGGCCTACCCTGATTCGGATGCTGTGCTCATCTGCTTCGACATTAGCCGACCAGAAACACTGGACAATGTCCTCAAGAAG GGCACTGTACTGGCCAAGCAGGTGGGGGCTGTGTCCTACGTGGAGTGCTCCTCCCGATCCTCCGAGCGCAGCGTCAGAGATGTCTTCCACGTGGCCACGGTGGCTTCCCTCGGCCGTGGCCACAGGCAGCTGCGCCGAACTGACTCGCGCCGGGGACTGCAGCGTTCCACTCAGCTGGCAGGACGGCCAGAGCGGGGCAATGGGACCGGGAGTGAGGGCGAGATACACAAGGATAGAGCCAAGAGCTGCAACCTCATGTGA
- the IFI35 gene encoding interferon-induced 35 kDa protein, whose amino-acid sequence MSALHALQKKQAQLKMRLWELQQLKMKLRDRESFPPDKVPFPMPEVPLVFRGHIQQGREMAKSVVSNLQICYPLPGGSALVTFDDPNVAKQVLQQKEHTIDMEEFRLRVQVQPLELPMLTTIQVASQMSDKKVFVSGIPAGLKLSEEELLDKLEIFFGKTKNGGGDVETRELLQGGVVLGFTKDEVAQQLCQKGQFSVPLGKQQFPLTVSPYVSGEIQKAEVRSQPVPQSVLVLNIPDVLDGPELQDVLEIHFQKPTRGGGEVEAVTVVPPGQRGLAVFTAKSV is encoded by the exons GCCCTCCATGCCCTTCAGAAGAAACAGGCCCAACTAAAGATGAGGCTgtgggagctgcagcagctgaaAATGAAGCTCAGGGACAGAGAAAGCTTCCCACCAGACAAG GTCCCATTCCCAATGCCTGAGGTCCCCCTGGTATTCCGAGGACACATTCAGCAGGGCAGGGAAATGGCCAAGTCTGTGGTCTCCAACCTGCAGATCTGTTACCCTCTGCCTGGAGGCTCTGCTCTGGTCACCTTTGATGACCCCAATG TGGCCAAGCAAGTGCTGCAGCAAAAGGAGCATACGATCGATATGGAAGAGTTCCGGCTGCGGGTGCAGGTCCAGCCCTTGGAGCTGCCCATGCTGACCACCATCCAG GTGGCCAGCCAGATGAGTGATAAGAAAGTGTTCGTCAGTGGGATTCCTGCTGGGCTCAAGCTGAGTGAAGAGGAGCTGCTGGACAAGCTGGAGATCTTCTTTGGCAAGACCAAGAACGGGGGTGGTGATGTGGAGACACGGGAACTGCTACAAGGGGGTGTTGTGCTGGGCTTCACTAAGGATGAAG TGGCCCAGCAGCTGTGCCAGAAGGGTCAGTTCTCAGTGCCACTGGGTAAGCAGCAGTTCCCTCTGACAGTCTCTCCCTACGTGAGCGGGGAGATCCAGAAGGCCGAG GTCAGGTCCCAGCCTGTGCCCCAGTCGGTGCTGGTGCTCAACATTCCTGACGTCCTGGACGGCCCGGAGCTGCAGGACGTCTTGGAGATCCACTTCCAGAAGCCTAcccgtgggggtggggaggtggaagCCGTGACAGTTGTGCCCCCAGGACAGCGGGGCCTGGCAGTCTTCACTGCCAAGTCGGTCTAG
- the LOC102160370 gene encoding vacuolar protein sorting-associated protein 37C-like yields the protein MGTESHDVTIVWESGRLPPARVRTTTPATTREHAEGPNLPPYPSELSPNSSLPLSPRKSSQSNNEAQPVPNPPGPLRSHPHARILLLGRGFPRTPPRSSGPAPRQRGREAGPGARPGAAQGAGA from the exons ATGGGAACGGAAAGCCATGACGTCACCATTGTCTGG GAAAGTGGACGGCTGCCCCCCGCGCGTGTCCGAACTACCACGCCGGCGACCACGCGTGAGCACGCAGAAGGCCCAAACCTCCCACCATACCCCTCAGAACTTTCCCCGAACTCCTCCTTGCCTCTATCCCCAAGGAAGTCAAGTCAGTCAAATAACGAGGCTCAGCCTGTCCCAAACCCGCCGGGGCCCCTCAGATCACACCCGCACGCTAGAATCCTGCTCCTGGGCCGCGGTTTCCCTCGGACCCCGCCCCGCTCCTCGGGCCCCGCCCCCCGGCAGCGCGGGCgggaggcggggccgggggcgcggcc gggggctGCGCAGGGGGCCGGCGCGTAG
- the RND2 gene encoding rho-related GTP-binding protein RhoN isoform X1, which produces MEGQSGRCKIVVVGDAECGKTALLQVFAKDAYPGSYVPTVFENYTASFEIDKRRIELNMWDTSGSSYYDNVRPLAYPDSDAVLICFDISRPETLDNVLKKWQGETQEFCPNAKVVLVGCKLDMRTDLATLRELSKQRLIPVTHEQGTVLAKQVGAVSYVECSSRSSERSVRDVFHVATVASLGRGHRQLRRTDSRRGLQRSTQLAGRPERGNGTGSEGEIHKDRAKSCNLM; this is translated from the exons ATGGAGGGGCAGAGCGGCCGCTGCAAGATTGTGGTGGTGGGGGACGCGGAGTGCGGCAAGACGGCGCTGCTGCAGGTGTTCGCCAAGGACGCCTACCCCGGG AGTTATGTCCCCACCGTGTTTGAGAACTACACCGCCAGCTTTGAGATCGACAAGCGCCGCATTGAGCTCAACATGTGGGACACTTCAG GTTCTTCTTACTATGATAATGTCCGGCCTCTGGCCTACCCTGATTCGGATGCTGTGCTCATCTGCTTCGACATTAGCCGACCAGAAACACTGGACAATGTCCTCAAGAAG TGGCAAGGGGAGACTCAGGAGTTTTGCCCCAATGCCAAGGTTGTGCTGGTTGGCTGTAAACTGGACATGCGGACCGACCTGGCCACACTGAGGGAGCTGTCCAAGCAGAGGCTTATCCCTGTTACACATGAGCAG GGCACTGTACTGGCCAAGCAGGTGGGGGCTGTGTCCTACGTGGAGTGCTCCTCCCGATCCTCCGAGCGCAGCGTCAGAGATGTCTTCCACGTGGCCACGGTGGCTTCCCTCGGCCGTGGCCACAGGCAGCTGCGCCGAACTGACTCGCGCCGGGGACTGCAGCGTTCCACTCAGCTGGCAGGACGGCCAGAGCGGGGCAATGGGACCGGGAGTGAGGGCGAGATACACAAGGATAGAGCCAAGAGCTGCAACCTCATGTGA
- the VAT1 gene encoding synaptic vesicle membrane protein VAT-1 homolog, which translates to MSAEREVAEAATVVAAAEAGAGEDASSQLPKAEAAGDSQPPAVSEGADSPPLPPLRCLVLTGFGGYDKVKLQSRPAAPPAPGPGQLTLRVKACGLNFADLMARQGLYDRLPPLPITPGMEGAGVVIAVGEGVEDRKVGDRVMVLIRSGMWQEEVTVPSAHTFLMPEAMTFEEAAALLVNYITAYMVLFDFGNLRPGHSVLVHMAAGGVGMAALQLCRTVENVTVFGTASASKHEVLKENGVTHPIDYHTTDYVEEIKKISPKGVDIVMDPLGGSDTAKGYNLLKPMGKVIIYGMANLLTGPKRNLMALARTWWNQFSVSALQLLPANRAVCGFHLGYLDGEVELVSGVVARLVALYNQGHIKPRIDSVWPFEKVADAMRQMQEKKNIGKVLLVPGPEKEN; encoded by the exons atgtctgccGAGAGAGAGGTAGCCGAGGCGGCCACTGTGGTGGCGGCAGCTGAAGCAGGGGCTGGAGAAGATGCCTCTTCGCAGCTCCCGAAGGCGGAGGCAGCCGGCGACTCCCAGCCACCGGCGGTCTCCGAGGGAGCCGATTCGCCGCCGCTGCCACCACTGCGCTGCCTGGTACTCACTGGCTTCGGCGGCTACGACAAGGTGAAGCTGCAGAGCCGACCGGCCGCACCCCCGGCCCCCGGGCCGGGCCAGCTGACGCTTCGCGTCAAGGCCTGCGGGCTCAACTTTGCTGACCTTATGGCCCGGCAGGGGCTGTACGACCGGCTGCCGCCTCTGCCCATTACTCCGGGCATGGAGGGCGCGGGTGTGGTGATCGCCGTGGGCGAGGGAGTCGAAGACCGCAAG GTAGGGGACCGGGTGATGGTGTTGATCCGGTCAGGCATGTGGCAGGAGGAAGTGACTGTGCCTTCAGCCCATACCTTTCTGATGCCTGAGGCTATGACCTTTGAAGAAGCTGCTGCCTTGCTGGTCAATTATATCACAGCCTACATGGTCCTCTTTGACTTTGGCAACCTACGGCCTGGCCACAGCGTCTTGGTACACATGGCTGCAG GGGGTGTGGGGATGGCTGCCCTGCAGCTGTGCCGTACAGTGGAGAATGTGACGGTGTTTGGAACGGCCTCAGCCAGCAAGCATGAGGTGCTAAAGGAGAACGGAGTCACACACCCCATCGACTACCACACGACTGACTACGTAGAGGAGATCAAGAAGATCTCCCCCAAAG GAGTGGACATCGTCATGGACCCTCTGGGTGGGTCAGATACTGCCAAGGGCTACAACCTCCTCAAACCCATGGGCAAAGTGATCATTTATG GAATGGCCAACTTGCTGACAGGTCCCAAGCGGAACCTGATGGCCCTGGCGCGCACGTGGTGGAATCAGTTCAGCGTGTCGGCTCTGCAGCTGCTGCCGGCCAACCGAGCTGTGTGCGGCTTCCACCTGGGCTACCTGGACGGCGAGGTGGAGCTGGTCAGTGGTGTGGTGGCCCGCCTCGTGGCTCTGTACAACCAGGGCCACATCAAACCCCGTATCGACTCCGTGTGGCCCTTtgagaag GTGGCGGATGCCATGAGGCAGATGCAGGAGaagaagaacataggcaaagtCCTCCTAGTGCCTGGACCGGAGAAGGAGAActag